The Cydia fagiglandana chromosome 4, ilCydFagi1.1, whole genome shotgun sequence genome has a window encoding:
- the LOC134663357 gene encoding uncharacterized protein LOC134663357 yields MATRMFTWIWIFEIVFHGVAVLPQVLEPPGTRWGKNATSCEEFERDAHFEPTEVIDAMWKIFYSWADTTELSLIVFSLLSAKRLKRIKAVVDSIDPGLGIPWLDAEFLMEPRDGLQILMLRQGTPGAYRALIIAEQRHKARPNPRPILHMADVRMKLVGRIMGMMSCEELTAYALARQHEMPVTEADCVVRANTLGYRGPGGHSYLQVHRMIKREL; encoded by the exons ATGGCAACAAGAATGTTTACGTGGATCTGGATATTTGAAATTGTTTTCCACGGTGTAGCTGTATTGCCACAAGTCTTGGAACCCCCGGGAACCAGGTGGGGGAAGAACGCTACATCTTGCGAGGAATTCGAACGAGACGCGCACTTCGAGCCGACAGAAGTAATCGATGCCATgtggaaaatattttactcatgGGCTGACACCACTGAGTTGTCACTCATTGTGTTCTCGTTATTATCAGCTAAG CGCTTAAAAAGAATAAAAGCTGTAGTAGACTCGATAGATCCAGGTTTGGGGATACCCTGGTTGGATGCCGAGTTTCTAATGGAGCCTCGAGATGGTTTACAGATTCTGATGCTGCGCCAAGGGACTCCGGGTGCATACCGCGCCCTCATCATCGCCGAGCAACGCCATAAAG CTCGCCCAAACCCGAGACCAATCCTACACATGGCGGATGTGCGCATGAAACTGGTGGGCCGTATCATGGGCATGATGTCCTGCGAGGAGCTGACCGCGTATGCGCTGGCTCGGCAGCACGAGATGCCGGTCACGGAGGCCGACTGCGTGGTGCGGGCCAACACGCTCGGGTACCGGGGCCCCGGGGGACACTCGTACCTTCAAGTACATCGCATGATTAAACGAGAACTTTAG